The following is a genomic window from Pan paniscus chromosome 6, NHGRI_mPanPan1-v2.0_pri, whole genome shotgun sequence.
CAGTGCGGGGTGGGGGTCAGAGGCAGGAGGACGGTGCACAGTGCGGGGTGGGggtcagaggcaggaggagggtgcACAGTGCGGGGTGGGGggtcagaggcaggaggagggtgcACAGTGCGGGGTGGGggtcagaggcaggaggagggtgcACAGTGCGGGGTGGGggtcagaggcaggaggagggtgcACAGTGCGGGGTGGAGGGTCAGAGGCAGGACTAGGGTGCACAGTGCAGGGTGGAGggtcagaggcaggaggagggtgcACAGTGCGGGGTGGGggtcagaggcaggaggagggtgcACAGTGCGGGGTGGGggtcagaggcaggaggagggtgcACAGTGTGGGGTGGAGGGTCAGAGCCAGGACGAGGGTGCACAGTGCGGGGTGGGggtcagaggcaggaggagggtgcACAGTGCGGGGTGGGggtcagaggcaggaggagggtgcACAGTGCGGGGTGGGggtcagaggcaggaggagggtgcACAGTGCGGGGTGGGggtcagaggcaggaggagggtgcACAGTGCAGGGTGGGGGTCAGAGGCAGGACTAGGGTGCACAGTGCGGGGTGGGggtcagaggcaggaggagggtgcACAGTGCGGGGTGGGggtcagaggcaggaggagggtgcACAGTGCGGGGTGGGggtcagaggcaggaggagggtgcACAGTGTGGGGTGGAGGGTCAGAGCCAGGACGAGGGTGCACAGTGCGGGGTGGGggtcagaggcaggaggagggtgcACAGTGCGGGGTGGGggtcagaggcaggaggagggtgcACAGTGCTGAGAGGGGCACTTAGAGGATCTTGATGGGCATTCAGGAAGGACCCTGTGCCCCTTTGTGGGCCACCCTCAAGTGCACAGCTTCAGgctcctgccctgcccctcccttCCCAGGTGAACGGGGCACTACCCTGTCTGGGGGCCAGAAGCAGCGCCTGGCCATCGCCCGAGCCCTTATCAAGCAGCCCACGGTGCTGATACTGGATGAAGCTACCAGCGCGCTGGACGCAGAGTCCGAGCGGGTTGTACAGGAGGCCCTGGACCGGGCCAGTGCAGGCCGCACGGTGCTGGTAATTGCCCACCGGCTCAGCACTGTCCGTGGGGCCCACTGCATTGTCGTCATGGCCGATGGCCGTGTCTGGGAGGTTAGTTGTCCTGGGGGCGTGGATCAGTGGGTTGAGGATGGCTTCATCACGGACAGTGGCACAATGCTGCAATGAGTTATATGAAGTTGTGGCCTGGCCCCAGGGCCTTGGGGGCTATATTCTGGAAGCAGCGTCCCATGTAGAGTCAGGAGTTCCTGCATTCAGCCAAGCCCTGGCCTCTCAggccctcagtttcttcttctgtcccCTGGGATAGTATAATTGCACATCAGCTCCCAGGATCAAAAGGAAAAGTACTAGccgggtgcccgtaatcccagcactttgggaagccaaggcagaaggatctcttgaggctagcctgggcagcatagcgggaccctgtctctacaaaataccaaaaaaaaaaaaattagccggatgtggtggcatgcacctgtattcccagctactctggaggcggaggcgggaggattacttgagccccagaggttgaggctgcagtgaacaatgattgtgccattgcgctccagcctggcatcagaatgagaccctgtctcaaaaaacaaaaaggaaacatacTCAGAGTATGGTGCTGGGAGCGAGGAGCAGGGCTGGCTGCCCAGGGTATCAGGTGCAGGAGAAGCAGCGCCAAGGAACCTGTGCAGGGAGTCAGGAGTAGGACCCCAGAGGCCGTGTGGCGTTGGCTAACAGCCACTCATTCAAGCCAAGGCTGAGGGGCTCGTGCAGGGAGATGGATCCTGAGTTGGAGCCTTGGGCTCTGTAAGGGGGACAGAGGGAATCGTGTTCTTCCAAAATTCAGCTAAGTAGGGAAGTGGCAGTAACTAATGCAGCATGCCAGTGGCGGTTCCTTTCAGATTGGGCATTGGTTTCAGAGTGTCCCCAGAAGGGACACCGGCCTAAGTGACCATGGGCCCAATGGCTGATAGAGAGGCTCAGCTCTCTGAGGGTTCTGAAGCCTGCATGCCTTGGAGCAACCATCCGCCCCTCCCTCCCATCTTCCAGGCTGGGACACatgaagagctcctgaagaaaggcGGGCTATACGCCGAGCTCATCCGGAGGCAGGCCCTGGATGCCCCGAGAACAGCGGCCCCACCGCCCAAAAAGCCAGAAGGCCCCAGGAGCCACCAGCACAAGTCCTGAGAAGGGCCCCCTGAGGTGTGGTCGCTGCCAAGCATCAGTGTTAGGGCTGGGGCTCAGCCTGGGGGAGCCTACTGGGGACTGAGCCCCCAGGAGGGCCAGCATGTGGAGAGTCGCTGCGGCTGCTCCTGCTCACAATAAAGCTGAGGCCGAGCAGCTGGCAGGGGAGGCcaatccctccctcccctccccagtcctgccggctgcctccctcccaccaGAGTCTGCCAGAGTCATTGGGCTGCAATGGGCAGAGACAGAGTTCCCCGAGACACCTCCACTCTGTTCTCCCTTTGCCCAGACCCCTCCAGACCTCTCAAGAGACGTTCTGGCCAGTCTCGCCGCCCCACCCAGCAGCTTCAAGTTGGCCAGGCCTACAGTAGCTccagggaattttttaaaaatcagggtcTGGAAGTGGGCCTGGGAATTCAAACCTAGGCTCTTCCCACACCCTTGCTAGGACCTCACTTCCCTAGACTGGCGACTGACTCCCTCTCCTGTGTCCCCACTCCCTCCATGGGAGAAGGAGCCTATCCTCTGGCTCACCCCGGGACCCACAGTCCCCATCTTCCAAACaacctccctcctttctccctgcaCAGTGAACACAGTCCTGATTTCTAGATttcacctcccctccccacccccaagggACACAGGCCTAACAGGGCCCAACACTTGAGTCAGGGTAGGAGGGCCGGGGCCACAATGGCCAGTTCCCACGAGAAGCGCCAGCCTGCCTGGCTGTCTTCCACCGGCCCTGCCCTGTGTGCCTGGCGTCTTTCACCCACTGAGATTGTGGACCAGCCTCCATCTACACCAAGAACACCCAGCTCTGAAGGAGATGGGAGGGGCTGATGCCCACCTGGAGCTCTCTGCTTCCTGCCCACAGTACTGACGAGTACAGAGCTAAATGGAGCAGCTACTGCAGAATCCAGTACAGAATCGGTCCAGGACGGTGCGGCTGTGGACAGGCCAGCCTCCCCAGCAGGTTCTGGGAGGCACACCTTGAAAGGGGAAGGCAGACATCCTGAGTGATGGGCGCCTGTGGCCCTGAGACTGTGGATGAGGGGGCTAGGCTCCAGCTGGCTTCTGAGGGGCCTGGAAAGGCACACAAGTAGGTCTTTGGCTGAACTGGTGCCCCAGCAGGACCTCGTGTCCCTGCACTGCTGCAGATGCACCAGCCCTCCCCACGTTGGTGCCGCTGTCACTTCCTACTGGGATCCTTCCCCCATCCAGCCACATCCAGGCTGTGGGACTACACGGTGCCCTGTTCCCCTGGGCAGGAGAAGAGGTGGTGCCTGCAATGCACCTTCACAGCCAGGCAAGCATTCTGGATTTATCCTGTGTAAAGAAGGGTGGTACCCTCTTTCAGGGGTGTGATGCAGTGCATTGATGGAGCAGCTGGTGCTGCTGGGAGGCCAGCCTGGAAGAGGCGGCAGTGGCTCAAGTGTGCGTGCAGGAGCCAGAGTGGGACCCATGGGCTCTTGTGGGTGTGGTTTAGAACTAGATGGTGCTTTGGGGACAAGCCATCCAAAAACCCCAGGCCCACATCCACCCTGATTTGATATCCCACTTCCTGACAGATCAGAGGCTGTGTCTTTAGGCAGTGGAGGTCCAGGAGCAGAGCCTGGGGCTGGTTCACAGCTAAACCCCTCCTTAGGGCAGCCCAGAGTAGGGCCTCAGCTGGCAAGTCCGCAAGCCCTGCTGGGGCCCTGCTTGTTGGCCTGACCCCTCCCTCACCAGGCAGCCAGCCAAGGTGGTTCCTGCTTCACCCACTCAGTCATCAGCCTCAGGCTGCCCAAAATGCCTCTGACACCAGATTTATATCTTCTGGGCAGCTTCTTTAAATCTAGCCCTTCACCCGCCCCCTAGAGAAGCAGTGAAACCCCTCGGCTAGTCCAGCTGGAAGAGCTAGACCGCAGGAGCCGCGCCGTCTTCCTAACCTCGCCTCGGCCTTCGCTCCACAGTGGAGAGTGGGAGCCTAGCTGTGCTCGATGCTGAATGCCTGTTTTGAGAGTGTGAGTGGGATCATCTACAGTAAATACTTGCAAAGCATGGCACTGTGGCTCTGGGGAGTTGGTACGCCTGTGCTGTAACCATGGTACTCAGTCCTTCCAAAGTGTTTATTAATCAAGCACCTGTCATGTGCCATTGAGCCCACGATGGGGAATGAGGACGGTCCCTGCCCCCATGAAGCTTGTGTCCTGTTGGGAGGACAGACAGGTGGCCCAGCAGTTGCAGCATGGTGTGTGCACACATTTGGCTGGTGGAACCATGTTTCTACCACTCATGGTCAAAAAAAGCCCACCAAAGTCCTGGGAGCTCACATCTGTGTGATGATATGGCAACATTGTTTGTAATGGAAAGACTGGACACCCCCAGTGCCCATCAGTGGGGAAGTCATTAAATAAACTATGGTATGTGCACATAATGGGTGGTATGCAGCCCTTTGGAAAAATGTAGGTTTTCCAGGTCCTGGATATAGCAGTGTAAGATGGGAAATCACAGAATGCCCATGTTGTGCCTGAGATGGCAGGTGGGGTACCCGTGGTACCCGGGAGGGTGGCAGGTGGGGCACCCATGTTCTACCTGGGGTGGCAGGTGAGCCCATAACCATTGTAGAGGCCAACATCCTCAGAGGCCTGAGTGTGGGGAGGTAGGCTTTGACTCCCTAGGGAGAGAGGGACACTTAGGAAACAGACGGGCCCTGGAAGTGGGACATGAAGAGTGCCCTGGCCATCCAGTGTAGGCTGAGATGCTAGGGGCACAGAAAGAAGAGATCTGCTGATGCCAGCCTTCCAACCATTTCCCAGCTTGGCCAAGAGCCAGCTCTGGTATTCGTGAAGGAACAGATCCTGGGTGAAGCTAGAGGGAAGGCCGCAGAGGCAAAAGGAGGGAGGAGCTAGGCCAGGGGTCAGCGACTGACCCTCGGGGCCAGTGTACAGGGGTTGCAACTGGGAGCCTAGGGGGCCCCAAGGCATCTCCAGGCCCAATCTACCTCTGGGCTTTTCTCAAGCTCTCCCTAGGATTACTGCAGTCTCCTTCTGGCGCCTCTCGTCTTGGACAGCCATGCCCCCCTCCATGCTGCACTAATGGCTCAGCCTGGGGCCCCAGGGACCTCTCCTACCCCCCAGACTGCTCTGTCGGCCCCCTTTCCCCCCCACTGCTGAAACCCAATCCTCTGCAGCAGCGCCGGCTCAGCACCACCGGCTCAGCACCGCTCCGCAGCCCCCGCCTGCCACGGTCAGCTACGCCCCACCTGGTCTGCTGCGGAGTCCCCAGCCCAGTGCCTAGCCCAGTGGAGCCACCGCCTGTTCCTCGGGAAGGAACAGTGGGACCTGACCGGCCAGATCACCTCCTCCAATCCTGCCAGGCTAGTGCCTCCTTGCCTTCCAACCTTGGCTGTCTCCcaccctctcttctcctctccttgcCTGGCCTCCTGAATCCTATCTTAGCCTCCTTAGCCCCCTGACTGACTCTCTCTCGCTTCTTCCAAGCCTCTGTAGCTGGTCCCGCTCCTGGGTTCTGGCCATGAAGCCCACCTCAGGCCCAGAGGAGGCCCGGCGGCCAGCCTCGGACATCCGCGTGTTCGCCAGCAACTGCTCGATGCACGGGCTGGGCCACGTCTTCGGGCCAGGCAGCCTGAGCCTGCGCCGGGGGATGTGGGCAGCGGCCGTGGTCCTGTCAGTGGCCACCTTCCTCTACCAGGTGGCTGAGAGGGTGCGCTACTACAGGGAGTTCCACCACCAGACTGCCCTGGATGAGCGAGAAAGCCACCGGCTCATCTTCCCGGCTGTCACCCTGTGCAACATCAACCCGCTGCGCCGCTCGCGCCTAACGCCCAACGACCTGCACTGGGCTGGGTCTGCGCTGCTGGGCCTGGATCCCGCAGAGCACGCCGCCTTCCTGCGCGCCCTGGGCCGGCCCCCTGCACCGTCCGGCTTCATGCCCAGTCCCACCTTTGACATGGCGCAACTCTATGCCCGTGCTGGGCACTCCCTGGATGACATGCTGCTGGACTGTCGCTTCCGTGGCCAACCTTGTGGGCCTGAGAACTTCACCACGGTGAGCTGACCTCCCTACCTATCCTGCCAGGGACCCAGAGAGCCGACCAGTCCCTGCCCAGCACCCACAATTCCCTAGCCAGCATAGGCTCCCCCAAAGCCAGGGGACCTCTTCCTTCCTACCAGCCATGGACTCCCCACCCCCCAGTGCCACTCCGTGCAGCCCAGGAAGCTGTCCTCCTTGGggctttctctgtctcccagcccGAGGGGAGCATGTGAGGCCACACTGACCCCGGCTGGCCCGAGGCCTGAGGTCTGGCCCAGGGAGGCCCTGCTCCTGGGGCTGGGGGTCCTCCATGGTGGGACCATTCTGGGACAGAAGACCCCTATCTCTgccaggaggtgggagggggcTTGCTTTCCCTCTGCCTTTTCAACATACAGCCAGCCCCGGAGGACAGCCACAGGGGCCCATTTCCTTTTCCCGCAGTCCccagagaaacacagaaaaaccTGTAGGCTGTGCCCTGGGCTTTGGTGGGGATTGGCGGGGTGGAGGAGCTGAGTTGATGGGCTCCCAAGAGCGTCCTGCAACATGTGCCCACGTGGAGCATGGGGCTGGGGGCATTGAGATGCGGGCTTCAGTATTCAAAGAAGAGACGCAAACATACCATGAGGTGGGGAGAGGTCCCATGACCATGTGCCTGCCTGGGGGAGATGGCCATCACCCTGTCTGCCTGCCCCAGATCTTCACCCGGATGGGAAAGTGCTACACATTTAACTCTGGCGCCGATGGGGCAGAGCTGCTCACCACTACTAGGGGTGGCATGGGCAATGGGCTGGACATCATGCTGGACGTGCAGCAGGAGGAATATCTACCTGTGTGGAGGGACAATGGTAGGGAGCACACaaatgaggctgggggagggcacGGATGGAGTGCAAAAGGctaggggaaggagaggaggagaggaggtgtCAGGGTGTtcccccagaacctgtgaaagGGGCTGGGCTGGCTCATCCCAGTCCTGGGGAGAGGGGCTGCAGTGAGAGGTCTTGTCTGGTTGGGCAGGAGACCTGACCACACAGGTCAGGCCTCACAGGTCCCTCCCCGACAGAGGAGACCCCGTTTGAGGTGGGGATCCGAGTGCAGATCCACAGCCAGGAGGAGCCGCCCATCATCGATCAGCTGGGCTTGGGGGTGTCCCCGGGCTACCAGACCTTTGTTTCTTGCCAGCAGCAGCAGGTACCCTCCCGTGTGCCTCCACACCTACTACTTCAAGCCCACACCACCTCGGACCCTAAACCCTCAGCTCCTCAGACCTGTCTAGGGGCCTCTCCCCAGCTGGCCTCTCACGCTCTCCGGGAAGCCTCCTTAACCCTGTGCCCCCACAGCTGAGCTTCCTGCCACCGCCCTGGGGCGATTGCAGTTCAGCATCTCTGAACCCCAACTATGAGCCAGAGCCCTCTGATCCCCtgggctcccccagccccagccccagccctccctATACCCTCATGGGGTGTCGCCTGGCCTGCGAAACCCGCTACGTGGCTCGGAAGTGCGGCTGCCGAATGGTGTACATGCCAGGTGAGGGGCTGGGGTCTTCGTCCCATGGCGGGCAGGGCCCAGGGAGCTGAGGCTGCTTCTAAAGCCATCTCCCCGGTACCCGCAGGCGACGTGCCAGTGTGCAGCCCCCAGCAGTACAAGAACTGTGCCCACCCGGCCATAGGTAAGGGCGAGCCTCCCCCACCTCCCGTCCGCCCCGCTCCGCCCGCGGGCGTCTGACGCGGCCCGGTGGCTCGCAGATGCCATGCTTCGCAAGGACTCGTGCGCCTGCCCCAACCCGTGCGCCAGCACGCGCTACGCCAAGGAGCTCTCCATGGTGCGGATCCCGAGCCGCGCCGCCGCGCGCTTCCTGGCCCGGAAGCTCAACCGCAGCGAGGCCTACATCGCGTGAGCTGCGCGGGGCGGGCGGGCTCCTCTGAGCCGGGGGCTCCCGACGGGGCGGAACGGGGCAGGCCAGGCCGTAGCCCTAGTGCGCACAGCCCGGGCGGAGGCAGCCTCCGCAGCCTCACTGGCTCTGGGGCTCCGTGCTGGTTGCTTAATCTTTCTGGCCCCGGGGGATGCTGACGCCTCCTCCCAGgggtctggttttttttttcctttccttttattttttaatctttacttttaaaaaacagagacggcagggggcgggggaggggaggggagtcgctgtattgcccaggctggtctcaaactcctggcctcaagatcctccctcctcatcctcccaaagtgcagggagtacaggtgtgagccaccgtgcccggcctctcccAGGGTTCTTGAAAGGAGTGGGAGAACCCACAGCTGCTTCTTGCCAGCAGTGGGCACCAGGCGGTGGCCAGCCCACATTTGAGGCCATTCTTGTCCTCAGGGAGAACGTGCTGGCCCTGGACATCTTCTTTGAGGCCGTCAACTATGAGACCGTGGAGCAGAAGAAGGCCTATGAGATGTCAGAGCTGCTTGGTGTGTGTGCAGGGCCCCCAGGGCTGGGGGGGTGTGGGCAGGCAGGTGGCTGTAAGTTGAAGGGTGACCCTGTCTCCACAGGTGACATTGGGGGCCAGATGGGGCTGTTCATCGGGGCCAGCCTGCTCACCATCCTCGAGATCCTAGACTACCTCTGTGAGGTGGGCCAGGGCCCCCACTgcagggggtgggaggtgggaatcAGGGCCCCTAGGATGAGGGGGAAGGTGTGCACTGGCCACCTCCCATCCTGCTTGCCTCCAGGTGTTCCGAGACAAGGTCCTGGGATATTTCTGGAACCGACAGCACTCCCAAAGGCACTCCAGCACCAATCTGGTAACAGCCCCTCTTCTGGAGCCCTTGCCTGCTCCAAGGGTGCTAGGCCCCACCCCTGAAGCCTAGACCACCATCCCGCCCCAGCTGAGGAGAAACAGGCAGGAGGGTGTGCAGTGACCTCGACTGGTCCCTGGGAGGAGGACCACTCCCCACCTCTGACCCTCTCGTCCTCACACAGCTTCAGGAAGGGCTGGGCAGCCATCGAACCCAAGttccccacctcagcctgggcccCAGGTAACACATAATGGCCCCCTAAAATCaagggagggcaggggcaggcTCAGGACAGTGGGTGTGCCCGTTCCCACCCCAGCACTCTGCTCTGTTCCGAAGACCTCCCACCCCTCCCTGTGCCGTCACCAAGACTCTCTCCGCCTCCCACCGCACCTGCTACCTTGTCACACAGCTCTAGACCTGCTGTCTGTGTCCTCGGAGCCCCGCCCTGACATCCTGGACATGCCTAGCCTGCATGTAGCTTTTCCGTCTTCACCCCAAATAAAGTCCTAATGCACCAGCCTCAGCTGTTTCTCTTACAGGGCAGAGACTAGCCAAGCCAAGGTCAGCCCAACTTAGGCATCGGAAGTCTTCTGCCAGCCATCATCCAGCTGGACGTGGCTTCTGAAATGTGGAGCTGGGCCCTTGAACCCCCATGAATCTCTAGGGGAGAATGGTAGCAAGAGGTTATCAGTCATTTGCACCTCAGTGTGAGTGAGTTTAGCCAACTGACATCTTAGAGAGAAGGGAGGACAGGTATCCTCCAAGCCCGGGTTAGGTGTGAGGTGCAGAATCACAGTCAGCAATAAAGGTATAACTGGAAGAAAACTCTGCCCAGAGCCCAGCAAGAAGAGGCAGGGAGAAGACGGGGTGACTCCACTTTCAAGAACACCTGTGTCCTGCCTTACATCCTGACTCCTTTCCCACATTTGGGACCAAGTGTGGCACACAGCCTGTCTCCATACAAACAAGttctgcctcctcagcctccccacaagAGCTAAAGGCCCCAGGCTTGAgacggtgggggtgggggtgggggtaggcggagccctcccttccccttcctgccaGTAAGGACACACCAGGCCCCAGCCACAGGCCCAACTTCCCTCTCTTTCACTGTACCCCAAACATTGGGAAACTGACAAATAGGGAGTGGGAGGGGGTGTTCCTGATGGAACCATATCTTTGGGGCTCTCCTGTGCCAGCCTGCAGGCCTGGGTATGGGGGGATGATGACGGAAAGGACAAGAGGATCCACCTGAGATATGGAGAACCACAAGGAGAGGCCCAGCCCTTTCCTCTCCACCCTGGTGGGGAGCCCATCCTTGCTCCCCTCACTCTGAGGGACCACATCAGGCCCTCCTGGGcagaggaagggagggtgggaggaaggggtgTGCAGCGACAGTGCTGCCCTGCCccaggggtgaggggtgagggtcATGGCCTCTTAAAGTAGAAGAGCAAGGTGCTGTCTTTGAGCCAGAAGCAGGATTGCGGCCGGCAGTAACAGACCAGAGACACCTCCAGCCCATGGGCCCTGTAGAGCCACTTGACCACCACATCAACCAGACTGTGGGAAAGGAGCCAatttatgaaattaaataaagTCCACAAAGGAAGTGAGAAATTCGGGCTCAGGCAC
Proteins encoded in this region:
- the ASIC3 gene encoding acid-sensing ion channel 3 isoform X5, whose protein sequence is MPVLRVAGSAPPAQHRSAAPACHGQLRPTWSAAESPAQCLAQWSHRLFLGKEQWDLTGQITSSNPASLCSWSRSWVLAMKPTSGPEEARRPASDIRVFASNCSMHGLGHVFGPGSLSLRRGMWAAAVVLSVATFLYQVAERVRYYREFHHQTALDERESHRLIFPAVTLCNINPLRRSRLTPNDLHWAGSALLGLDPAEHAAFLRALGRPPAPSGFMPSPTFDMAQLYARAGHSLDDMLLDCRFRGQPCGPENFTTIFTRMGKCYTFNSGADGAELLTTTRGGMGNGLDIMLDVQQEEYLPVWRDNEETPFEVGIRVQIHSQEEPPIIDQLGLGVSPGYQTFVSCQQQQLSFLPPPWGDCSSASLNPNYEPEPSDPLGSPSPSPSPPYTLMGCRLACETRYVARKCGCRMVYMPGDVPVCSPQQYKNCAHPAIDAMLRKDSCACPNPCASTRYAKELSMVRIPSRAAARFLARKLNRSEAYIAENVLALDIFFEAVNYETVEQKKAYEMSELLGDIGGQMGLFIGASLLTILEILDYLCEVFRDKVLGYFWNRQHSQRHSSTNLLQEGLGSHRTQVPHLSLGPRPPTPPCAVTKTLSASHRTCYLVTQL
- the ASIC3 gene encoding acid-sensing ion channel 3 isoform X2 produces the protein MPVLRVAGSAPPAQHRSAAPACHGQLRPTWSAAESPAQCLAQWSHRLFLGKEQWDLTGQITSSNPASLCSWSRSWVLAMKPTSGPEEARRPASDIRVFASNCSMHGLGHVFGPGSLSLRRGMWAAAVVLSVATFLYQVAERVRYYREFHHQTALDERESHRLIFPAVTLCNINPLRRSRLTPNDLHWAGSALLGLDPAEHAAFLRALGRPPAPSGFMPSPTFDMAQLYARAGHSLDDMLLDCRFRGQPCGPENFTTIFTRMGKCYTFNSGADGAELLTTTRGGMGNGLDIMLDVQQEEYLPVWRDNEETPFEVGIRVQIHSQEEPPIIDQLGLGVSPGYQTFVSCQQQQLSFLPPPWGDCSSASLNPNYEPEPSDPLGSPSPSPSPPYTLMGCRLACETRYVARKCGCRMVYMPGDVPVCSPQQYKNCAHPAIDAMLRKDSCACPNPCASTRYAKELSMVRIPSRAAARFLARKLNRSEAYIAENVLALDIFFEAVNYETVEQKKAYEMSELLGDIGGQMGLFIGASLLTILEILDYLCEVFRDKVLGYFWNRQHSQRHSSTNLLQEGLGSHRTQVPHLSLGPSTLLCSEDLPPLPVPSPRLSPPPTAPATLSHSSRPAVCVLGAPP
- the ASIC3 gene encoding acid-sensing ion channel 3 isoform X6; this translates as MPVLRVSAGSAPPAQHRSAAPACHGQLRPTWSAAESPAQCLAQWSHRLFLGKEQWDLTGQITSSNPASLCSWSRSWVLAMKPTSGPEEARRPASDIRVFASNCSMHGLGHVFGPGSLSLRRGMWAAAVVLSVATFLYQVAERVRYYREFHHQTALDERESHRLIFPAVTLCNINPLRRSRLTPNDLHWAGSALLGLDPAEHAAFLRALGRPPAPSGFMPSPTFDMAQLYARAGHSLDDMLLDCRFRGQPCGPENFTTIFTRMGKCYTFNSGADGAELLTTTRGGMGNGLDIMLDVQQEEYLPVWRDNEETPFEVGIRVQIHSQEEPPIIDQLGLGVSPGYQTFVSCQQQQLSFLPPPWGDCSSASLNPNYEPEPSDPLGSPSPSPSPPYTLMGCRLACETRYVARKCGCRMVYMPGDVPVCSPQQYKNCAHPAIDAMLRKDSCACPNPCASTRYAKELSMVRIPSRAAARFLARKLNRSEAYIAENVLALDIFFEAVNYETVEQKKAYEMSELLGDIGGQMGLFIGASLLTILEILDYLCEVFRDKVLGYFWNRQHSQRHSSTNLHSALFRRPPTPPCAVTKTLSASHRTCYLVTQL
- the ASIC3 gene encoding acid-sensing ion channel 3 isoform X7 → MPVLRVSAGSAPPAQHRSAAPACHGQLRPTWSAAESPAQCLAQWSHRLFLGKEQWDLTGQITSSNPASLCSWSRSWVLAMKPTSGPEEARRPASDIRVFASNCSMHGLGHVFGPGSLSLRRGMWAAAVVLSVATFLYQVAERVRYYREFHHQTALDERESHRLIFPAVTLCNINPLRRSRLTPNDLHWAGSALLGLDPAEHAAFLRALGRPPAPSGFMPSPTFDMAQLYARAGHSLDDMLLDCRFRGQPCGPENFTTIFTRMGKCYTFNSGADGAELLTTTRGGMGNGLDIMLDVQQEEYLPVWRDNEETPFEVGIRVQIHSQEEPPIIDQLGLGVSPGYQTFVSCQQQQLSFLPPPWGDCSSASLNPNYEPEPSDPLGSPSPSPSPPYTLMGCRLACETRYVARKCGCRMVYMPGDVPVCSPQQYKNCAHPAIDAMLRKDSCACPNPCASTRYAKELSMVRIPSRAAARFLARKLNRSEAYIAENVLALDIFFEAVNYETVEQKKAYEMSELLGDIGGQMGLFIGASLLTILEILDYLCEVFRDKVLGYFWNRQHSQRHSSTNLLRRNRQEGVQ
- the ASIC3 gene encoding acid-sensing ion channel 3 isoform X1, with the protein product MPVLRVSAGSAPPAQHRSAAPACHGQLRPTWSAAESPAQCLAQWSHRLFLGKEQWDLTGQITSSNPASLCSWSRSWVLAMKPTSGPEEARRPASDIRVFASNCSMHGLGHVFGPGSLSLRRGMWAAAVVLSVATFLYQVAERVRYYREFHHQTALDERESHRLIFPAVTLCNINPLRRSRLTPNDLHWAGSALLGLDPAEHAAFLRALGRPPAPSGFMPSPTFDMAQLYARAGHSLDDMLLDCRFRGQPCGPENFTTIFTRMGKCYTFNSGADGAELLTTTRGGMGNGLDIMLDVQQEEYLPVWRDNEETPFEVGIRVQIHSQEEPPIIDQLGLGVSPGYQTFVSCQQQQLSFLPPPWGDCSSASLNPNYEPEPSDPLGSPSPSPSPPYTLMGCRLACETRYVARKCGCRMVYMPGDVPVCSPQQYKNCAHPAIDAMLRKDSCACPNPCASTRYAKELSMVRIPSRAAARFLARKLNRSEAYIAENVLALDIFFEAVNYETVEQKKAYEMSELLGDIGGQMGLFIGASLLTILEILDYLCEVFRDKVLGYFWNRQHSQRHSSTNLLQEGLGSHRTQVPHLSLGPSTLLCSEDLPPLPVPSPRLSPPPTAPATLSHSSRPAVCVLGAPP
- the ASIC3 gene encoding acid-sensing ion channel 3 isoform X4: MPVLRVSAGSAPPAQHRSAAPACHGQLRPTWSAAESPAQCLAQWSHRLFLGKEQWDLTGQITSSNPASLCSWSRSWVLAMKPTSGPEEARRPASDIRVFASNCSMHGLGHVFGPGSLSLRRGMWAAAVVLSVATFLYQVAERVRYYREFHHQTALDERESHRLIFPAVTLCNINPLRRSRLTPNDLHWAGSALLGLDPAEHAAFLRALGRPPAPSGFMPSPTFDMAQLYARAGHSLDDMLLDCRFRGQPCGPENFTTIFTRMGKCYTFNSGADGAELLTTTRGGMGNGLDIMLDVQQEEYLPVWRDNEETPFEVGIRVQIHSQEEPPIIDQLGLGVSPGYQTFVSCQQQQLSFLPPPWGDCSSASLNPNYEPEPSDPLGSPSPSPSPPYTLMGCRLACETRYVARKCGCRMVYMPGDVPVCSPQQYKNCAHPAIDAMLRKDSCACPNPCASTRYAKELSMVRIPSRAAARFLARKLNRSEAYIAENVLALDIFFEAVNYETVEQKKAYEMSELLGDIGGQMGLFIGASLLTILEILDYLCEVFRDKVLGYFWNRQHSQRHSSTNLLQEGLGSHRTQVPHLSLGPRPPTPPCAVTKTLSASHRTCYLVTQL
- the ASIC3 gene encoding acid-sensing ion channel 3 isoform X9 — translated: MPVLRVSAGSAPPAQHRSAAPACHGQLRPTWSAAESPAQCLAQWSHRLFLGKEQWDLTGQITSSNPASLCSWSRSWVLAMKPTSGPEEARRPASDIRVFASNCSMHGLGHVFGPGSLSLRRGMWAAAVVLSVATFLYQVAERVRYYREFHHQTALDERESHRLIFPAVTLCNINPLRRSRLTPNDLHWAGSALLGLDPAEHAAFLRALGRPPAPSGFMPSPTFDMAQLYARAGHSLDDMLLDCRFRGQPCGPENFTTLSFLPPPWGDCSSASLNPNYEPEPSDPLGSPSPSPSPPYTLMGCRLACETRYVARKCGCRMVYMPGDVPVCSPQQYKNCAHPAIDAMLRKDSCACPNPCASTRYAKELSMVRIPSRAAARFLARKLNRSEAYIAENVLALDIFFEAVNYETVEQKKAYEMSELLGDIGGQMGLFIGASLLTILEILDYLCEVFRDKVLGYFWNRQHSQRHSSTNLLQEGLGSHRTQVPHLSLGPSTLLCSEDLPPLPVPSPRLSPPPTAPATLSHSSRPAVCVLGAPP